GGTGAGAGGCGCCTGCAGGCTGATGTGGCCCACACTGCAGGAGTAGATGTCGTTCTCCTGCGGCGTGAAATTCAAGTATGATGATGTCCGGAAGCTGAAGTCGCTGTTGGAGTAGTACTGAGTTTGGCTGACTTCACTCTGGTCCACAAACTGCCCATTTCTGGTCCAGGTGATGTCAACTACAGGCGGATGGAAGTCGTTGACAAAGCAGATAAGGGTGTTGGGAACTCCAATCTCCATGTCCTGTTTTGGGTAGATCAGGGAGGTAGGAATAACTGTGGACAGTTGATAGACACAGATAGTTACACTACATGGCCGACGTacaatactgtacagtataaagTATCTTTGTACGTTATTATGCTATCATGTACTACTGGAACAGCTACAGTGCACCTTGGCATAGATTTTATAATTCTCTTAAGTCTACTGGAAAGATGaaacaccattcttccaaaacaTTTTGGCTTTCTGATGATGACGATGGAGTTCAACTGGGTCAAGATCTGGTGACCACAAATGCCATGGTATATGATTCAcgtcattttcatactcatcaaactcGTCACATGGCTATTCAAAACCACAACTttcaaatgaactgaaataatAGATAACATCATTTTAGTGATTAGATTTCCAGAGACACTCACATGTCCCAGTAACATGGAATGCATGCTAATTAATAGAAACTCCCCAGTGGAGAGCTACACAATAAACAGTGACAGATGCCTTAACCTGCACTCACAATACAACCATGATTATACACCCAGAGAGGTTAATTGCAGCTCACAGCTCACTTTCCTCGTACTACCTCTTCTTCTCTTAGAAACACACACCAGAACACTCTAATCATTAACTTGTGTTTAATAACACAGCTTACTGTCGCTCCTATTACACTGTAGTAGTTTGACTGACTTTTGTACTTGGGAGTAGGCTGTAATCTAGTTTAAGGTTTGGAAATATACAGTGAGCAGCAATATTCTTGGTTGGTTACTAGGGGTGTAATGAAACTGAAACCAGTCCTGTATCGTGAAACGGGAAGACGGAACTGTGGACTTCCCCAGGCACATTCAGATCAATGGAGTGAGAACATCTTGGTCATCTCAATCCCCCTCACATGCTGGATTTGTATGTTGGACTTGAAATTGGGTATTTTTACACTGCTGTATCACTTAAATAAAAGATCTGAGTAATTATTCCTCCACTGACTTAAGTTGATTTAAATAGTTGTAAAAGTAAACAGCTCTAACTCTCACAGATTCAGCCACATAAATAGAAGTTCAAAAAAGACACTCAGTGTTTTAACTACTTTACCTATGGCCTCTGGAGGACTATTTTCTCCTTTTATGGCACGTGGGATATTGTACTTGCAGGTACCCAGGGACACATATGTGTCTTTGGCCAGTCCAGGGTCTGGGATCCACTGCTCTGCAAACTCGGGGAGGCGTGGAACTGCCCGATAGGTGATAGGATCAACATAGAGGAGCTGATCACTATCATATTCAATGTCATACTGGCCATCACCCGCCACATCCTTTTGACAAAAGGTCAAAAAGCGAAGCAAATGTTTACctgcaggaaaaacattttgcatGACATTCTGGTGTGTGTAATATGCAACGTTGTTAagtcacatttctgtctgtgttcaagTTAAATATGGCCTGATAACTCAAATAATGTGGAGAACTAAGACCAGACACCATCCAAGTTCTGCCAGAATTTTGGCAGGGTTGTTTTTGCCTTCATCAGCCACAGTGGCGGGAAACCAACTACCATGACTTCTATTGTAAAAATGTAGCTGGCTGAACAAATAGTTAGATGGAATATTGACATTTGAGAATCATGaaccaattcaattcaattttatttatatagcgctggATCACAAAAAAAGTtatctcaagacacttttcatacagagcaggtctagacccTACTCTTTACATTAAGATACAGAAAGAAATAAGGTAAAATATTTaccacaaagaaaagaaaaatatctccTCATATACTCTATCCCTCTGGTGGTATGTTGACGACACCACCCACTTCTTCATAACTTACTGCATCATCACTGTCGTCATGAATCTAgttttcttcatattttatataattttgaTCTGATTAATGTATATCTGAAAACACAACCTCTAAATGC
The window above is part of the Lates calcarifer isolate ASB-BC8 linkage group LG15, TLL_Latcal_v3, whole genome shotgun sequence genome. Proteins encoded here:
- the LOC108899537 gene encoding H-2 class II histocompatibility antigen, A-K alpha chain isoform X4; protein product: MTRDLFLVLLLICLPKCIQVPRLPEFAEQWIPDPGLAKDTYVSLGTCKYNIPRAIKGENSPPEAIVIPTSLIYPKQDMEIGVPNTLICFVNDFHPPVVDITWTRNGQFVDQSEVSQTQYYSNSDFSFRTSSYLNFTPQENDIYSCSVGHISLQAPLTRFWEVEVHTDHQTVATAVCVCGVILGLIGVVTGLWFIMKANKYHWV
- the LOC108899537 gene encoding H-2 class II histocompatibility antigen, A-K alpha chain isoform X3, encoding MTRDLFLVLLLICLPKCIQGKHLLRFLTFCQKDVAGDGQYDIEYDSDQLLYVDPITYRAVPRLPEFAEQWIPDPGLAKDTYVSLGTCKYNIPRAIKGENSPPEAIVIPTSLIYPKQDMEIGVPNTLICFVNDFHPPVVDITWTRNGQFVDQSEVSQTQYYSNSDFSFRTSSYLNFTPQENDIYSCSVGHISLQAPLTRFWASFNILEHTTFILKETI
- the LOC108899537 gene encoding H-2 class II histocompatibility antigen, A-U alpha chain isoform X1; amino-acid sequence: MTRDLFLVLLLICLPKCIQGKHLLRFLTFCQKDVAGDGQYDIEYDSDQLLYVDPITYRAVPRLPEFAEQWIPDPGLAKDTYVSLGTCKYNIPRAIKGENSPPEAIVIPTSLIYPKQDMEIGVPNTLICFVNDFHPPVVDITWTRNGQFVDQSEVSQTQYYSNSDFSFRTSSYLNFTPQENDIYSCSVGHISLQAPLTRFWEVEVHTDHQTVATAVCVCGVILGLIGVVTGLWFIMKANKYHWV
- the LOC108899537 gene encoding H-2 class II histocompatibility antigen, A-U alpha chain isoform X2, yielding MQHDEGPVPGKHLLRFLTFCQKDVAGDGQYDIEYDSDQLLYVDPITYRAVPRLPEFAEQWIPDPGLAKDTYVSLGTCKYNIPRAIKGENSPPEAIVIPTSLIYPKQDMEIGVPNTLICFVNDFHPPVVDITWTRNGQFVDQSEVSQTQYYSNSDFSFRTSSYLNFTPQENDIYSCSVGHISLQAPLTRFWEVEVHTDHQTVATAVCVCGVILGLIGVVTGLWFIMKANKYHWV